One window of Bacillus sp. THAF10 genomic DNA carries:
- a CDS encoding DUF2953 domain-containing protein → MMIWTSVIFALLFILIVSVILTRITVHFYFHHAEDNDQLTIKLRAWYGLLRYTIDVPLISIDKDTASIHVEEKTKVGTGDPAKGKQKEKDFSPKEILQSFQDTYELIRHVVGMHEIVRRFLSRLEVKEVEWHTNIGVGDAAHTGMVTGAGWAIKGGIIGIISHYTNFQAQPIISITPYFQHKVSQTLFTCMIRFRIGHAMLAGIRIVKYWKGGRPKFKTRPLSVLSKNDGQQSM, encoded by the coding sequence ATGATGATTTGGACCAGTGTTATATTCGCCCTTCTTTTCATTCTAATAGTTAGTGTTATTTTGACCCGAATAACCGTCCATTTTTATTTTCACCATGCAGAGGATAATGATCAATTAACCATAAAGCTACGAGCTTGGTATGGATTGCTGCGGTACACCATCGATGTTCCATTGATCTCCATAGATAAGGATACGGCATCCATTCATGTAGAAGAGAAAACAAAGGTGGGAACTGGAGACCCTGCAAAAGGAAAGCAGAAGGAGAAGGATTTCTCGCCAAAAGAAATACTACAAAGCTTTCAAGACACATACGAGCTAATTCGTCATGTTGTTGGAATGCATGAAATAGTAAGGCGGTTTCTCTCAAGATTAGAAGTGAAAGAAGTCGAATGGCATACAAATATCGGAGTAGGAGATGCTGCACATACAGGAATGGTAACAGGTGCTGGTTGGGCAATTAAGGGCGGAATTATCGGGATTATTAGTCATTATACAAACTTTCAAGCTCAGCCCATTATTTCTATCACACCATACTTCCAACATAAGGTTTCGCAAACACTTTTTACGTGTATGATTCGCTTTCGAATCGGGCATGCTATGTTGGCAGGTATAAGAATCGTTAAATATTGGAAGGGTGGCAGGCCGAAATTTAAAACCCGCCCACTTTCTGTTTTGTCCAAAAATGATGGTCAACAATCTATGTAG
- a CDS encoding RDD family protein, which produces MRDENFKENDEQIIKEEYNHEKAFNDNRVTVKTEEQHQGPSYRYAGFWMRLWAFLLDMIVIWSIGAIIIFPVFRLTGISTSESFMFSPASIATAVVLYGYFILMTKYFQQTLGKMVFGLKVVDLRHAELSWKTILFREGIGKYIAFVFQPLTFIVFLVVAFTGKKQGVHDLFADTTVVHEK; this is translated from the coding sequence AAGAAAATGATGAGCAAATCATAAAAGAAGAATACAATCACGAAAAGGCATTCAACGACAATAGAGTAACTGTAAAGACAGAAGAGCAGCATCAAGGGCCTTCTTACCGATACGCTGGTTTTTGGATGAGATTGTGGGCATTTTTGCTTGATATGATTGTCATCTGGAGCATTGGAGCAATAATAATTTTCCCTGTGTTCCGCCTGACGGGAATATCTACTAGCGAGAGCTTCATGTTCTCACCAGCCTCCATTGCAACGGCCGTCGTTCTATACGGATACTTTATTTTAATGACAAAATACTTCCAACAAACATTAGGGAAAATGGTTTTTGGTTTAAAAGTAGTAGATTTGAGACATGCTGAACTGTCCTGGAAAACCATTTTGTTCCGAGAAGGGATAGGAAAATATATTGCTTTTGTGTTCCAGCCACTCACCTTCATCGTGTTTCTAGTAGTTGCTTTTACAGGGAAAAAGCAAGGTGTACATGATCTATTTGCAGACACAACCGTTGTACACGAAAAATAA